The following proteins are encoded in a genomic region of Xanthomonas citri pv. mangiferaeindicae:
- a CDS encoding chitinase — protein MHRRLVALSLCLLASAGMAASAQAQTAACAGVPAWNASTIYNPGDRLTYQNRLYEARTQIWNAAPDYCTSCGWYQDLGACSGAPANQPPTVAITAPAQGATFATGASVTITANANDNDGTIASVQFFRGAVSLGTDTSAPYALTWQNATAGQHVLTAVATDNKGATTTSSAVTITVGGGTGPDTTAPSVPTGLQATQQTAASITLTWAASTDNVGGSGMAGYDVYRNGQIVGSPTTPGYTDSPLSANTAYTYRVRARDRSGNASASSPEIVARTTAANAGGDKRVIGYFTQWGIYGRNYRVRDIETSGSAARLTHINYAFGNVRNNRCEVGVTQPADPNTGAGGDAFADYTKAFSAAESVDGVADTWDQTLRGNWNQLRKLKARHPGLKVLISLGGWTWSRGFSQAARPENRQAFVASCIDAYIRGNLPVTDGAGGAAAAAGVFDGIDIDWEYPVACGIACGTAEDRQNFTALLAEFRRQLNAVRPGLLLTVAVGAGVDKIRVTDPNLYHPSLDYINVMTYDFHGGWEPRTNHHSALFASPSDPSTGDVRLYNTDDAIQAFLDLGVPASKLNLGIGYYGRGWTNVPNANNGLYQTGTAAPGTYEAGIEDWKVLKTLGWPRFVDSTARAQWIYNGTTFWSFDDPALIAEKMAYVKAQGLGGAFFWEFSGDDSSGTLTRAIEQGLR, from the coding sequence ATGCATCGCAGACTCGTCGCACTGTCGTTATGCCTGCTGGCCTCGGCCGGCATGGCCGCCAGCGCACAGGCACAAACCGCCGCCTGCGCGGGCGTTCCCGCATGGAACGCCAGCACCATCTACAACCCGGGCGACCGCCTGACCTACCAGAACCGGCTCTACGAGGCGCGCACCCAGATCTGGAACGCGGCACCCGACTACTGCACCTCCTGCGGCTGGTATCAGGACCTGGGCGCCTGCAGCGGCGCCCCTGCCAATCAGCCACCGACCGTGGCGATCACCGCGCCCGCGCAAGGGGCGACATTCGCCACCGGCGCCTCGGTGACGATCACCGCCAATGCCAATGACAACGATGGCACGATCGCCTCGGTGCAGTTCTTCCGCGGCGCGGTGTCGCTGGGGACCGACACCAGCGCGCCCTACGCGCTGACCTGGCAGAACGCGACCGCCGGCCAGCACGTGCTGACCGCGGTGGCCACCGACAACAAGGGCGCGACGACGACCTCCAGCGCTGTGACGATCACCGTCGGCGGCGGCACCGGCCCGGACACCACCGCGCCCAGCGTGCCGACCGGCTTGCAGGCGACACAGCAGACGGCGGCCAGCATCACGCTGACCTGGGCCGCGTCGACCGACAACGTCGGCGGCAGCGGCATGGCCGGCTACGACGTCTATCGCAACGGCCAGATCGTCGGCTCGCCGACCACGCCCGGCTACACCGACAGCCCGCTGTCGGCCAACACCGCCTACACCTACCGGGTCCGCGCACGCGACCGCAGCGGCAACGCATCGGCCTCGTCGCCGGAGATCGTCGCGCGCACGACCGCGGCCAATGCCGGGGGCGACAAGCGGGTGATCGGCTACTTCACCCAGTGGGGCATTTACGGCCGCAACTACCGCGTGCGCGACATCGAGACCAGCGGCTCGGCCGCCCGCCTCACCCACATCAACTACGCGTTCGGCAACGTGCGCAACAACCGCTGCGAGGTCGGCGTCACCCAGCCGGCCGATCCGAACACCGGGGCCGGCGGCGATGCATTCGCCGACTACACCAAGGCGTTCTCGGCGGCCGAAAGCGTCGACGGTGTCGCCGACACCTGGGACCAGACGCTGCGCGGCAACTGGAACCAGCTGCGCAAGCTCAAGGCCCGCCACCCGGGATTGAAGGTGCTGATCTCGCTCGGCGGCTGGACCTGGTCGCGCGGATTCTCGCAGGCCGCGCGGCCGGAGAACCGGCAGGCGTTCGTGGCCTCGTGCATCGATGCCTACATCCGCGGCAACCTGCCAGTGACCGACGGTGCAGGTGGCGCTGCGGCGGCTGCCGGTGTGTTCGACGGCATCGACATCGACTGGGAGTATCCGGTGGCCTGCGGGATCGCCTGCGGCACGGCGGAGGACCGGCAGAACTTCACCGCGCTGCTGGCCGAATTCCGCCGCCAGCTCAACGCGGTGCGGCCGGGCTTGCTGCTGACAGTGGCCGTGGGTGCGGGTGTCGACAAGATCCGCGTCACCGACCCGAACCTCTACCACCCGTCGCTGGACTACATCAATGTGATGACCTACGACTTCCACGGCGGCTGGGAGCCGCGCACCAACCACCACTCGGCGCTGTTCGCCTCCCCGAGCGATCCGTCCACGGGCGATGTGCGCCTGTACAACACCGACGATGCGATCCAGGCCTTCCTGGACCTCGGCGTGCCGGCGTCCAAGCTCAACCTCGGCATCGGTTACTACGGGCGTGGCTGGACCAACGTCCCCAACGCCAACAACGGGCTGTACCAGACCGGCACCGCGGCGCCGGGCACGTACGAGGCCGGGATCGAGGACTGGAAGGTGCTCAAGACGCTCGGCTGGCCGCGCTTCGTCGATTCGACCGCGCGTGCGCAGTGGATCTACAACGGCACGACGTTCTGGTCGTTCGACGACCCGGCGCTGATCGCCGAAAAGATGGCCTACGTGAAGGCGCAGGGCCTGGGCGGCGCGTTCTTCTGGGAGTTCAGCGGCGACGACAGCAGCGGCACGCTGACGCGGGCGATCGAGCAGGGCCTGCGCTGA
- a CDS encoding NAD kinase yields the protein MTATPRIAFVASQTADAQEALQVLGAEHGQCDPADADVLVPLGGDGFMLQTLHRHGHLGKPVYGMKLGTVGFLMNQHRQGDLLARIAAAQPAVLHPLEMLAETESGATVSSLAYNEVSLLRQTRQAAHMRIELNGVTRLEELVGDGVILSTAAGSTAYNFSAHGPILPLGAGIVALTPIAPFRPRRWRGAILRAETEVRFRVLDPYKRPVSATADSHEVRDVVQVTVRESERTVTLLFDPEHNLEERILSEQFVA from the coding sequence ATGACCGCAACGCCCCGCATCGCCTTCGTCGCCAGCCAGACCGCCGATGCCCAGGAGGCGCTGCAGGTGCTTGGCGCCGAGCACGGCCAGTGTGATCCGGCGGACGCCGATGTCCTGGTGCCGCTCGGCGGCGATGGCTTCATGCTGCAGACGCTGCATCGCCATGGCCATCTCGGCAAGCCGGTCTACGGCATGAAGCTGGGCACCGTGGGGTTTCTGATGAATCAGCACCGGCAGGGCGACCTGCTGGCGCGCATCGCCGCGGCCCAGCCCGCGGTGCTGCATCCGCTGGAGATGCTGGCCGAGACCGAGTCCGGCGCCACCGTCTCATCGCTGGCCTACAACGAGGTCTCGCTGCTGCGCCAGACGCGTCAGGCCGCGCACATGCGCATCGAACTCAACGGCGTCACGCGCCTGGAAGAACTGGTCGGCGATGGCGTGATCCTGTCCACCGCTGCCGGCAGCACGGCCTACAACTTCTCCGCGCACGGCCCGATCCTGCCGCTGGGCGCGGGCATCGTCGCGCTGACCCCGATCGCCCCGTTCCGTCCGCGCCGCTGGCGCGGCGCCATCCTGCGTGCCGAAACCGAGGTCCGCTTCCGCGTGCTCGATCCCTACAAGCGCCCGGTCAGCGCGACCGCCGACTCGCACGAGGTCCGCGATGTCGTGCAGGTCACTGTGCGCGAATCCGAACGCACGGTGACGTTGCTGTTCGACCCCGAGCACAATCTCGAGGAACGCATCCTCAGCGAGCAGTTCGTGGCGTGA
- a CDS encoding glutamate dehydrogenase yields MPAPSRPAGASLLDPIFEAVRRRTGKAAGRGADAFAQGFYRRMTEDEIPLHSAEGWAALAADLFEFAARRKPGTANVRLFNPAQDSHGWESPHTVLQIVNDDMPFLVDSVTMALAERSIGVHVLGHPVLHIARDRSGRLTGVGEGDAESVMHLEIDRQTPEASAQIEQVVRRVLDDVRAIVADWGPMREKMQEVAADLVARPMPVADASRREAQEFLRWAASDHFTFFGYREYKVRRKGADGVLEPVADSGLGLLRTPATVKSRPLSELGADALRRAGEVDALILTKTSARSTVHRPGYMDYIGVLRYDAKGQVIGEQRFLGLYTSSAYTRRPWDIPLVRERFEHVMSESGLKPTGHSGKTLKHLLETLPRDELFQSTPDELFRLGTGILGLQERVRSRLFLRRDRYGRFYSVLVYIPRDRFNTDVRHRVEDMLRETMQADHVDAHVVLGESPLAQLHLIVRPRAGVQGDVDQAALEQALQKIVRNWHDDLRDELVRRQGEGEGLRLAGRLGRGLSAAYIEFASPAVAATDVEKLAAAQASGALQLSFYTQPTSSAGDALLHFKLYRSGQHLPLSEVLPVMENLGLRVIAENPTRLVVDGTTLYIQDFFVETLAANVDIEARAAAFTEAFDRVWRGDAENDGFNRLILAADLDWRQVAMLRAYCKYLQQVGVPFSQAYVEDTLGRYPLLARLLVEVFEARFDPATGRESRAQVAAGIEMLSSQLGALSGDEATLALLQPVIDARAKDRDAQYDAARSALKGLLDRVASLDEDRILRSYLGVIDATLRTSYYQRTREGAVRDTIAFKFDSARVPELPKPRPYREIFVYGPRVEGIHLRFGPVARGGLRWSDRREDFRTEVLGLVKAQMVKNTVIVPVGSKGGFIVKRPPAGGDRDALFAEGVACYTLFINGLLDITDNIVDGKIVPPRDVVRHDDDDPYLVVAADKGTATFSDIANGIAREHGFWLDDAFASGGSVGYDHKGMGITARGAWESVKRHFRAMGRNSQTQDFTAVGVGDMSGDVFGNGMLLSQHIRLVAAFDHRHVFIDPAPDAAVSFAERQRLFALPRSSWADYDAKLISKGGGVWPRSAKSIPLSKEAREALGIDGDTAALSPNELMSAILRAPVDLLWNGGIGTYVKASSESHADVGDRANNALRVDGRELRCKVVGEGGNLGMTQLGRIEAAQNGVLLNTDFIDNSAGVDTSDHEVNIKILLNDVVQAKKLTVPARNKLLASMTDEVAELVLWDNYRQNQALSLMERMSVSRLGSKRHFIRTLEAQGLLDRQIEFLPSDAELSERKAKGLGLTRPELAVLLSYSKLVAFDQMLASDIPEDPYLSRELQRYFPVPLQKKYAATMEQHRLKREIIATAVTNQMINRMGATFLLRMQEDSGRSPGEIAKAFTITRETIEARALWNSIDALDGTVPESVQVDALQVIWNLQRAFTRWLLARAGAIPDITTAVARYHDGFHAIRIGSQIIADSQRAEHDASLQVWREKGVPEDLAEQLAALPYLEAAWDIIEVASETRRKPIDVARVHFRLGEALNLPWLTAQIDALEVDGRWHAVARGVLREDLGQQHRLLVGQVLAMPGDTPEEKVRTWLERDDPTLRFTLAMLAELAAQKTLDYPTVSVAVQRVSQLVQRS; encoded by the coding sequence ATGCCGGCGCCGTCCCGGCCCGCCGGCGCCAGCTTGCTGGACCCGATCTTCGAGGCGGTGCGGCGGCGCACGGGCAAGGCCGCGGGCCGCGGCGCCGATGCGTTCGCGCAAGGCTTCTACCGGCGCATGACCGAGGACGAGATTCCGCTGCACAGCGCCGAGGGCTGGGCGGCCCTGGCCGCCGACCTGTTCGAGTTCGCCGCGCGCCGCAAGCCGGGCACCGCCAACGTGCGGTTGTTCAATCCGGCCCAGGACAGCCACGGCTGGGAATCGCCGCACACCGTGCTGCAGATCGTCAACGACGACATGCCGTTTCTGGTCGACTCGGTGACCATGGCGCTGGCCGAGCGCAGCATCGGCGTGCACGTGCTGGGACACCCGGTCCTGCACATCGCGCGCGACCGCAGCGGCCGTTTGACCGGCGTGGGCGAGGGCGATGCCGAGTCGGTGATGCACCTGGAGATCGATCGGCAGACGCCCGAAGCGAGCGCGCAGATCGAACAGGTCGTGCGCCGCGTGCTCGACGACGTGCGTGCGATCGTGGCCGACTGGGGCCCGATGCGCGAGAAGATGCAGGAGGTCGCCGCCGATCTCGTCGCCCGGCCGATGCCGGTCGCCGACGCCAGCCGGCGCGAGGCGCAGGAGTTCCTGCGCTGGGCCGCCAGTGATCACTTCACTTTCTTCGGCTACCGCGAGTACAAGGTGCGCCGCAAGGGCGCCGACGGCGTCCTCGAGCCGGTCGCCGACAGCGGCCTGGGCCTGCTGCGCACGCCGGCCACGGTCAAGTCGCGCCCGCTCAGTGAGCTCGGCGCCGATGCGCTGCGACGTGCGGGCGAGGTCGACGCGCTGATCCTCACCAAGACCAGCGCTCGCTCCACCGTGCATCGTCCCGGTTATATGGACTACATCGGCGTGCTGCGCTACGACGCCAAGGGCCAGGTGATCGGCGAGCAGCGCTTCCTGGGTCTGTACACCTCCAGCGCTTACACCCGCCGGCCGTGGGACATCCCGCTGGTGCGCGAGCGGTTCGAGCACGTGATGAGCGAATCCGGCCTCAAGCCGACCGGCCACAGCGGCAAGACCCTCAAGCACCTGCTCGAGACCCTGCCGCGCGACGAGCTGTTCCAGTCCACGCCCGATGAGTTGTTCCGTCTGGGCACCGGCATCCTCGGGCTGCAGGAGCGCGTGCGCAGCCGGTTGTTCCTGCGCCGCGACCGTTACGGCCGCTTCTACTCGGTGCTGGTCTACATTCCGCGCGACCGCTTCAACACCGACGTGCGTCACCGGGTGGAGGACATGCTGCGCGAGACGATGCAGGCCGACCACGTCGATGCGCACGTGGTGCTGGGCGAGTCGCCGTTGGCGCAGTTGCACCTGATCGTGCGCCCGCGCGCGGGCGTGCAGGGCGATGTCGATCAGGCCGCACTGGAGCAGGCGCTGCAGAAGATCGTGCGCAACTGGCACGACGACCTGCGCGACGAGCTCGTGCGTCGCCAGGGCGAAGGCGAAGGTCTGCGCCTGGCCGGTCGCCTGGGGCGTGGCCTGTCGGCCGCCTATATCGAGTTCGCATCGCCGGCCGTCGCGGCCACCGATGTCGAGAAGCTCGCCGCCGCCCAGGCGAGCGGCGCGCTGCAGCTGAGTTTCTACACCCAGCCCACGTCGTCGGCCGGCGACGCGCTGCTGCACTTCAAGCTCTACCGCAGCGGTCAGCATCTGCCGCTGTCGGAGGTGCTGCCGGTGATGGAGAACCTCGGCCTGCGGGTCATCGCCGAGAATCCGACCCGTCTGGTCGTCGACGGCACCACGCTCTACATCCAGGACTTCTTCGTCGAGACCCTGGCCGCGAACGTCGACATCGAGGCGCGCGCGGCCGCGTTCACCGAAGCGTTCGACCGCGTGTGGCGCGGCGATGCCGAGAACGACGGCTTCAACCGGCTGATCCTCGCCGCCGATCTCGACTGGCGCCAGGTGGCGATGCTGCGCGCGTACTGCAAGTACCTGCAGCAGGTCGGCGTGCCGTTCTCGCAGGCCTACGTCGAAGACACGCTCGGCCGCTACCCGCTGCTCGCGCGATTGCTGGTGGAAGTGTTCGAGGCCCGCTTCGATCCGGCCACCGGCCGCGAGAGCAGGGCGCAGGTCGCTGCCGGCATCGAGATGCTGTCCAGCCAGCTCGGTGCGCTGTCGGGCGACGAGGCCACGCTGGCGCTGCTGCAGCCGGTGATCGATGCGCGCGCGAAGGATCGTGACGCGCAGTACGACGCGGCGCGCAGCGCGCTCAAGGGGCTGCTCGACCGCGTCGCGAGCCTCGACGAGGACCGCATCCTGCGCAGCTATCTGGGCGTGATCGACGCGACCTTGCGCACCAGCTACTACCAGCGCACCCGCGAGGGCGCAGTGCGCGACACGATCGCCTTCAAGTTCGATTCGGCGCGCGTGCCCGAGCTGCCCAAGCCGCGTCCGTATCGCGAGATCTTCGTCTACGGTCCGCGCGTGGAGGGTATCCACCTGCGCTTCGGGCCGGTCGCCCGCGGCGGTCTGCGCTGGTCGGATCGCCGCGAGGACTTCCGCACCGAGGTGCTGGGTCTGGTCAAGGCGCAGATGGTCAAGAACACGGTCATCGTGCCGGTCGGCTCGAAGGGCGGCTTCATCGTCAAGCGCCCGCCGGCCGGCGGTGACCGCGACGCGCTGTTCGCCGAGGGCGTGGCCTGCTACACGCTGTTCATCAACGGCCTGCTCGACATCACCGACAATATCGTCGACGGCAAGATCGTGCCGCCGCGCGACGTGGTCCGCCACGACGACGATGATCCGTACTTGGTCGTCGCCGCCGACAAGGGCACCGCGACGTTCTCCGACATCGCCAACGGCATCGCCCGCGAGCATGGATTCTGGCTCGACGATGCGTTCGCGTCAGGCGGCTCGGTCGGCTACGACCACAAGGGCATGGGGATCACCGCGCGCGGCGCCTGGGAATCGGTCAAGCGCCACTTCCGGGCGATGGGCCGCAACTCGCAGACCCAGGACTTCACCGCGGTCGGCGTCGGCGACATGTCCGGCGACGTGTTCGGCAACGGCATGCTGCTCTCGCAGCACATCCGGCTGGTGGCCGCGTTCGACCACCGCCACGTGTTCATCGATCCGGCACCGGATGCAGCGGTCTCGTTTGCCGAGCGCCAGCGGCTGTTCGCGCTGCCGCGTTCGAGCTGGGCGGACTACGACGCCAAGCTGATCAGCAAGGGCGGCGGCGTGTGGCCGCGCAGCGCCAAGTCGATCCCGTTGTCGAAGGAAGCCCGCGAGGCGCTGGGCATCGACGGCGACACCGCCGCGCTCAGCCCCAACGAGCTGATGTCGGCGATCCTGCGCGCGCCGGTCGATCTGCTGTGGAACGGCGGCATCGGCACCTACGTCAAGGCGTCGTCGGAAAGCCATGCCGATGTCGGCGACCGCGCCAACAACGCGCTGCGCGTCGACGGTCGCGAGCTGCGCTGCAAGGTGGTGGGCGAGGGCGGCAACCTGGGCATGACCCAGCTCGGCCGCATCGAGGCCGCGCAGAACGGCGTACTGCTCAACACCGACTTCATCGACAACTCCGCCGGCGTGGACACCTCCGACCACGAGGTCAACATCAAGATCCTGCTCAACGATGTGGTGCAGGCCAAGAAGCTGACCGTGCCCGCGCGCAACAAGCTGCTGGCGTCGATGACCGACGAGGTCGCCGAACTGGTGCTGTGGGACAACTACCGCCAGAACCAGGCGCTGAGCCTGATGGAGCGCATGAGCGTCTCGCGGCTGGGCTCCAAGCGTCACTTCATCCGCACGCTCGAAGCCCAGGGCCTGCTCGATCGCCAGATCGAGTTCCTGCCCTCGGATGCCGAACTGTCCGAGCGCAAGGCCAAGGGCCTGGGCCTGACCCGTCCCGAGCTTGCGGTGCTGTTGTCGTACTCCAAGCTCGTCGCCTTCGATCAGATGCTCGCCTCCGACATCCCCGAAGACCCGTACCTGTCGCGCGAACTGCAGCGCTATTTCCCCGTGCCGCTGCAGAAGAAATACGCCGCGACGATGGAGCAGCACCGCCTCAAGCGCGAGATCATCGCCACCGCGGTGACCAACCAGATGATCAACCGCATGGGCGCGACGTTCCTGCTGCGTATGCAGGAAGACAGCGGGCGCTCGCCCGGCGAGATCGCCAAGGCGTTCACGATCACCCGCGAGACGATCGAGGCACGCGCGCTGTGGAACAGCATCGATGCGCTCGATGGCACCGTGCCCGAGTCGGTGCAGGTCGATGCCCTGCAGGTGATCTGGAACCTGCAGCGGGCCTTCACCCGCTGGCTGCTGGCGCGCGCTGGCGCGATCCCGGACATCACCACGGCCGTGGCGCGCTATCACGATGGCTTCCATGCCATCCGCATCGGCAGCCAGATCATCGCCGACAGCCAGCGTGCCGAGCACGATGCCAGTCTGCAGGTCTGGCGCGAGAAGGGCGTGCCGGAGGACCTGGCCGAGCAACTCGCAGCGCTGCCGTATCTGGAAGCGGCCTGGGACATCATCGAGGTCGCCAGCGAGACACGGCGCAAGCCGATCGATGTCGCGCGCGTGCACTTCCGTCTCGGCGAAGCGCTCAATCTGCCGTGGCTGACCGCGCAGATCGACGCGCTCGAGGTCGATGGCCGCTGGCATGCGGTGGCACGCGGCGTGCTGCGTGAGGACCTCGGCCAGCAGCATCGCCTGCTCGTGGGCCAGGTGCTGGCGATGCCCGGCGACACGCCCGAGGAGAAGGTGCGGACCTGGCTCGAGCGCGACGATCCGACGTTGCGCTTCACGCTGGCGATGCTGGCCGAGCTCGCCGCGCAGAAAACGCTCGACTACCCGACCGTCTCGGTCGCGGTGCAGCGCGTCTCGCAGCTCGTCCAGCGCAGCTGA
- a CDS encoding acyl-CoA dehydrogenase, with product MEFGFNEEQLMIQDIARRIAKEKIAPSAEHFDRTGEFPLENIRLLGENGLMGIEVPAEYGGAGMDPIAYVLAMIEIAAGDAAHSTIMSVNNSLFCNGVLTHGTEDQKRTYVSAIAEGREIGAFALTEPQSGSDATAMRCRAVKQADGSFVVNGKKSWITSGPVAKYFVLFAMTEPDKGARGVTAFLVDGERAGFHRGKTEPKLGIRASATCEIEFQDYVVQPDEVLGEEGQGFKIAMGVLDAGRIGIASQAIGIARAAYEATIAYVKERKAFGQPIGAFQMTQAKIADMKCRLDAALLLTLRAAWTKGQGQRFGNEAAIAKLTASETAMWITHQALQIHGGMGYSKEMPIERYFRDAKITEIYEGTSEIQRLVIARNETGLR from the coding sequence GTGGAGTTCGGTTTCAACGAAGAGCAGTTGATGATCCAGGACATTGCGCGCCGGATCGCAAAAGAGAAGATCGCGCCCAGTGCCGAGCACTTCGACCGCACCGGCGAGTTCCCGCTCGAGAACATCCGGCTGCTCGGCGAGAACGGCCTGATGGGCATCGAGGTGCCGGCCGAATACGGCGGCGCGGGCATGGACCCGATCGCCTACGTGCTGGCGATGATCGAGATCGCCGCCGGCGATGCCGCGCACTCGACGATCATGTCGGTCAACAACTCGTTGTTCTGCAACGGCGTCCTGACCCACGGCACCGAGGATCAGAAGCGCACCTACGTCTCGGCGATTGCTGAAGGGCGCGAGATCGGCGCGTTCGCGCTGACCGAGCCGCAGTCGGGCTCGGATGCGACCGCGATGCGATGCCGCGCGGTGAAGCAGGCCGACGGCAGCTTTGTCGTCAACGGCAAGAAGAGCTGGATCACCTCCGGCCCGGTCGCCAAGTATTTCGTGTTGTTCGCGATGACCGAGCCCGACAAGGGCGCGCGCGGCGTCACCGCGTTCCTGGTCGACGGCGAGCGCGCGGGCTTCCATCGCGGCAAGACCGAGCCCAAGCTCGGCATCCGCGCATCGGCGACCTGCGAGATCGAGTTCCAGGACTATGTCGTCCAGCCCGACGAGGTGCTGGGCGAGGAGGGGCAGGGCTTCAAGATCGCGATGGGCGTGCTCGATGCCGGGCGCATCGGCATCGCCTCGCAGGCGATCGGCATCGCCCGCGCTGCGTACGAGGCAACGATCGCCTACGTCAAGGAGCGCAAGGCCTTCGGCCAGCCGATCGGCGCGTTCCAGATGACCCAGGCCAAGATCGCCGACATGAAGTGCCGGCTCGATGCGGCGTTGCTGCTGACCTTGCGCGCGGCCTGGACGAAGGGCCAGGGACAGCGCTTCGGCAACGAGGCCGCGATCGCCAAGCTCACCGCGTCCGAGACCGCGATGTGGATCACTCATCAGGCGCTGCAGATCCACGGCGGCATGGGCTATTCGAAGGAAATGCCGATCGAGCGGTATTTCCGCGACGCCAAGATCACCGAGATCTACGAGGGCACCTCGGAGATCCAGCGGCTGGTCATCGCCCGCAACGAGACCGGCCTGCGCTGA
- a CDS encoding amino acid permease codes for MLKNLLITKPIQAQPHVDAGEPVEGSLSGEASFKRTLTAKHLVMLGLGAVIGAGIFVITGTAAANHAGPAIMLSFVIAAFACAMAGLCYAEFAAMIPASGSAYSYTYATLGEALAWFVGWSLVLEYLFAASTVAVGWSGYTVSFLESFGLHLPAALTQAPINFCTHEAAQAGVCEFGRFVLTDALFNLPALLIVGAVGTLCYVGITQSATANAIIVSIKVVVILLLLAFGAQYVNVDNWLPFIPENQGGDRFGWEGVLRGASIVFFAYIGFDAVSTAAQEVKNPQRDMPIGILGSLVLCTLIYIAVSAVLTGMVPYTALGNAKPVATALEAYPSLAWLKILVEIGAIAGLTTVILVMLMGQPRIFFSMAQDGLLPRFFGAVHKRFRTPHKGTALVAAVAAIMAALLPIQLLGDVVSMGTLVAFATVCLGVMVLRRTQPGLHRPFRTPAVYVVGTLGVLACLGLVAIMPMLNWMVLLGWTVIGFTIYFAYGYRHSKLRNAR; via the coding sequence ATGCTCAAGAACCTGCTGATCACCAAGCCCATCCAGGCTCAACCGCACGTCGACGCCGGGGAGCCGGTCGAAGGCAGCCTGTCGGGCGAAGCCAGCTTCAAGCGCACGCTCACCGCCAAGCACCTGGTGATGCTGGGGCTGGGCGCGGTCATCGGCGCGGGCATCTTCGTGATCACCGGCACTGCAGCCGCCAATCATGCCGGGCCGGCGATCATGCTCAGCTTCGTCATCGCCGCCTTCGCCTGCGCGATGGCGGGTCTGTGCTACGCCGAGTTCGCCGCGATGATCCCGGCCTCGGGCAGCGCCTACAGCTACACCTACGCCACCCTGGGCGAGGCCCTGGCCTGGTTCGTCGGCTGGAGCCTGGTGCTCGAGTATCTGTTTGCGGCCTCGACGGTCGCGGTCGGCTGGTCGGGCTACACGGTGAGTTTTCTGGAATCGTTCGGGCTCCATCTACCCGCGGCGTTGACCCAGGCGCCGATCAACTTCTGTACCCACGAAGCCGCGCAGGCGGGCGTATGCGAGTTCGGCCGGTTCGTGCTGACCGACGCGCTGTTCAACCTGCCCGCGCTGCTGATCGTCGGCGCCGTGGGCACGCTGTGCTACGTCGGCATCACCCAGTCGGCGACCGCCAACGCGATCATCGTCTCGATCAAGGTCGTGGTGATCCTGCTGCTGCTGGCCTTCGGCGCGCAGTACGTGAATGTCGACAACTGGCTGCCGTTCATTCCCGAGAACCAGGGCGGCGACCGCTTCGGCTGGGAGGGCGTGCTGCGCGGCGCCTCGATCGTGTTCTTCGCCTACATCGGCTTCGACGCAGTCTCGACCGCCGCCCAGGAGGTCAAGAACCCGCAGCGCGACATGCCGATCGGCATTCTTGGTTCGCTGGTGCTGTGCACGCTGATCTACATCGCGGTCTCTGCGGTTCTGACCGGCATGGTGCCCTACACCGCGCTCGGCAACGCCAAGCCGGTCGCGACCGCGCTGGAGGCCTACCCGAGCCTGGCCTGGCTCAAGATCCTGGTGGAGATCGGCGCGATTGCCGGCCTGACCACGGTGATCCTGGTGATGCTGATGGGCCAGCCGCGGATCTTTTTCTCGATGGCCCAGGACGGGCTGCTGCCGCGCTTCTTCGGCGCGGTGCACAAGCGCTTCCGCACCCCGCACAAAGGCACTGCGCTAGTTGCCGCGGTCGCCGCGATCATGGCCGCGCTGCTGCCGATCCAGTTGCTGGGCGACGTGGTGTCGATGGGCACCCTGGTCGCGTTCGCGACCGTGTGTCTGGGCGTGATGGTGCTGCGGCGCACGCAGCCGGGGCTGCACCGTCCGTTCCGCACGCCGGCCGTCTACGTCGTCGGCACGCTGGGCGTGCTGGCGTGCCTGGGACTGGTGGCGATCATGCCGATGCTCAACTGGATGGTGCTGCTGGGCTGGACGGTGATCGGCTTCACGATCTACTTCGCCTACGGCTACCGGCACAGCAAGCTGCGCAACGCCCGCTGA
- a CDS encoding methylthioribulose-1-phosphate dehydratase → MPDPTPPFDAHRLRELAGELIVNVRELAQAGWTPATSSNFSQRLDDRHAAITVSGRDKGRLQEDDIMVVDFDGQAVGSDHRPSAETLLHTQLYRRFPEIGCILHTHSPNQTIASRLYAGAGHVRIEGYELLKAFAGNATHETAIDVPVLPNSQHMPTLAAQVECLLDAGPMWGYLIDGHGLYAWGRDMAEARRHLEAFDFLLHCELALHRLRGR, encoded by the coding sequence ATGCCCGATCCGACGCCCCCCTTCGATGCCCACCGCCTGCGCGAGCTCGCCGGCGAGTTGATCGTCAACGTCCGCGAGCTCGCCCAGGCCGGCTGGACACCGGCGACCAGCAGCAACTTTTCGCAACGCCTCGACGACCGCCACGCAGCGATCACCGTGTCGGGCCGCGACAAAGGCCGGCTGCAGGAAGACGACATCATGGTCGTCGATTTCGATGGTCAGGCCGTGGGCAGTGACCATCGGCCGTCGGCCGAGACGCTGTTGCACACTCAGCTCTATCGCCGGTTTCCCGAGATCGGCTGCATCCTGCACACGCATTCGCCCAACCAAACCATCGCCTCGCGGCTGTACGCCGGCGCAGGCCACGTGCGCATCGAAGGCTATGAACTGCTCAAGGCCTTCGCCGGCAATGCGACCCACGAGACCGCGATCGACGTGCCGGTGCTGCCCAACAGCCAGCACATGCCCACGCTCGCCGCGCAGGTCGAATGCCTGCTCGATGCCGGCCCGATGTGGGGCTACCTGATCGACGGCCACGGCCTGTATGCCTGGGGCCGCGACATGGCCGAGGCGCGCCGGCATCTGGAAGCCTTCGATTTCCTGCTGCATTGCGAACTGGCGCTGCATCGTCTGCGCGGTCGCTGA